A genomic window from Shewanella vesiculosa includes:
- the nqrF gene encoding NADH:ubiquinone reductase (Na(+)-transporting) subunit F, translated as MEMAIGIGMFTIVVSLLVVVILAAKSKLVNTDDITISINGDASKSVRTPAGDKLLGALSGQNIFIPSACGGGGTCGQCRVKVKSGGGDILATELDHITKKEAKDGCRLACQVTVRTDMDLEVDEEIFGVKKWQCEVISNNNQATFIKELLLKIPDGEEVLFKAGGYIQIEAPAHEVRYADFDIPEEYRGDWVKYGLFDLVSTVDEDVLRAYSMANYPDEKGMIMLNVRIATPPKAGMAPGKMSSYIFNLKAGDKVTISGPFGEFFVKETDAEMVFVGGGAGMAPMRSHIFNQLKSVKTKRKMSFWYGARSTREVFYQQDFDQLAAENDNFVWHVALSDPLPEDNWTGYTGFIHNVLFENYLKQHKAPEDCEFYMCGPPIMNASVIAMLESLGVESENILLDDFGD; from the coding sequence ATGGAAATGGCAATAGGTATTGGCATGTTTACCATAGTGGTAAGTTTGCTAGTGGTGGTAATTTTAGCTGCCAAAAGTAAGTTAGTGAACACTGATGATATTACTATCAGCATTAATGGTGATGCCAGCAAAAGTGTACGAACTCCTGCGGGTGACAAGCTATTGGGCGCATTATCTGGGCAGAATATTTTTATTCCATCGGCTTGCGGTGGTGGTGGTACTTGTGGCCAATGCCGCGTGAAAGTTAAATCAGGCGGTGGTGATATTTTAGCAACTGAACTTGATCATATTACTAAAAAAGAAGCCAAAGATGGTTGCCGATTGGCTTGCCAAGTCACAGTGCGAACCGACATGGATCTTGAGGTTGATGAAGAAATTTTTGGGGTTAAAAAATGGCAATGTGAGGTTATTTCAAATAATAACCAAGCGACATTTATTAAAGAACTGTTATTAAAAATCCCCGACGGTGAAGAGGTATTATTTAAAGCAGGTGGCTACATTCAAATTGAAGCACCGGCTCATGAAGTACGTTATGCCGATTTTGATATTCCAGAGGAGTATCGTGGTGACTGGGTTAAGTACGGTTTGTTTGATTTAGTGTCTACCGTTGATGAAGACGTATTACGGGCTTATTCAATGGCCAATTACCCCGATGAAAAGGGGATGATAATGCTAAACGTGCGTATTGCAACGCCGCCTAAAGCAGGTATGGCACCAGGTAAAATGTCGTCGTATATTTTTAATTTAAAAGCGGGCGATAAGGTGACCATTTCTGGCCCATTTGGTGAGTTTTTTGTCAAAGAAACTGATGCTGAAATGGTGTTTGTTGGTGGTGGTGCTGGTATGGCACCGATGCGGTCGCATATTTTTAATCAGCTAAAAAGTGTCAAAACTAAGCGCAAAATGAGCTTTTGGTATGGTGCTCGTTCAACTCGTGAAGTGTTCTATCAGCAAGATTTTGATCAACTAGCCGCTGAAAACGACAACTTTGTATGGCATGTTGCTTTGTCTGATCCACTTCCTGAAGATAACTGGACGGGTTATACCGGCTTTATTCATAATGTGTTATTCGAAAACTACTTAAAGCAGCATAAAGCGCCAGAAGACTGCGAATTTTATATGTGTGGCCCTCCGATTAT
- the nqrE gene encoding NADH:ubiquinone reductase (Na(+)-transporting) subunit E — translation MEHYLNLFIQAAFIDNMALSFFLGMCTFLAVSKKVSTAFGLGVAVIVVMVLAVPLNQIIYVNILAPGALAWAGFPELNLSYLQLITFIGVIAALVQILEMFLDRYIPTLYQSLGIFLPLLTVNCAIFAGVIFMANRDYNFTESVVFAAGSAVGWAMAIVLLAGLRERMKFHAIPDGLQGIGITFITTGLMALGFMSFAGITL, via the coding sequence ATGGAACACTATCTTAATTTATTTATCCAAGCGGCGTTTATCGACAATATGGCGCTGTCATTTTTCTTGGGTATGTGCACTTTTTTAGCCGTGTCGAAAAAGGTTTCTACTGCATTTGGTTTAGGCGTTGCAGTGATTGTGGTCATGGTGCTGGCAGTGCCATTAAACCAAATTATCTACGTCAATATCTTAGCCCCAGGCGCATTAGCTTGGGCTGGGTTTCCTGAGCTGAATTTAAGCTACTTACAGTTGATTACCTTTATTGGGGTAATCGCTGCATTGGTGCAAATTTTAGAAATGTTTTTAGACCGTTATATTCCAACGTTATATCAGTCATTGGGGATCTTTTTGCCGTTATTAACGGTGAATTGTGCCATTTTCGCTGGGGTCATTTTTATGGCTAACCGTGACTATAACTTTACTGAGTCTGTGGTATTTGCGGCGGGTTCAGCTGTGGGTTGGGCGATGGCGATTGTGTTATTAGCGGGATTGCGTGAGCGAATGAAGTTTCATGCTATTCCTGATGGGTTACAAGGTATTGGTATCACCTTTATTACCACCGGCTTGATGGCTCTGGGCTTTATGTCATTTGCGGGCATTACGTTATAA
- a CDS encoding NADH:ubiquinone reductase (Na(+)-transporting) subunit D has translation MSNTTSTREILTSPIFANNPVAMQVLGVCSALAVSNSMQTAFVMTLAVTFVLVFSNLIISSIRNFIPNSVRIIAQMTVIASLVIIVDMVLQDVAYELSKQLSVFVSLIITNCIIMGRAEAFAMKHPPHLAVFDALGNALGYGLILMGVAFIRELLGRGSLFGHSIFTTIENGGWYLANEMFTLPPSAFFLIGVMIWVIKIIQRKRG, from the coding sequence ATGAGTAATACCACTTCAACTCGCGAGATCCTGACATCACCTATTTTTGCTAATAATCCAGTGGCAATGCAGGTATTAGGTGTCTGTTCGGCTTTAGCGGTCAGTAATTCGATGCAAACCGCATTCGTCATGACACTTGCTGTGACCTTTGTGTTGGTATTTTCTAACTTGATTATCTCCAGTATCCGCAATTTTATTCCTAATAGTGTACGGATCATTGCGCAAATGACGGTGATTGCCTCGTTGGTGATTATTGTCGATATGGTGTTACAAGATGTGGCGTATGAATTGTCAAAACAGCTGTCGGTGTTTGTCAGTTTGATCATCACTAATTGTATCATTATGGGCCGCGCTGAAGCCTTTGCCATGAAACATCCTCCTCACTTAGCCGTATTTGATGCCTTGGGCAATGCCTTGGGTTATGGCTTAATTTTAATGGGAGTAGCGTTTATTCGTGAGCTTCTGGGTCGTGGCAGTTTGTTTGGTCACAGCATATTTACCACTATTGAAAATGGCGGTTGGTATCTTGCTAATGAGATGTTCACTTTACCACCCAGCGCGTTCTTTTTAATTGGCGTGATGATTTGGGTCATTAAAATCATTCAGCGTAAGCGCGGATAA
- a CDS encoding NADH:ubiquinone reductase (Na(+)-transporting) subunit B has translation MSQQQKKPSKQDSYYAHGDSMRSYLRSLWIANGRSTKGDVHIRDAIDVKRTMHIVGMCLFPAMLVGMYNIGLQAQMAIIAGATQPDVWQLAFYNLLFGPLTESAGLISLFAYGASFYVPFYLTALVVSLMWEVVFAKVRRQELHEGFFITALLFSLILPISTPLWIVALGLSFGVVVAKEMFGGMGYNFLNPALAGYAFIYFAYPTEVVALGQFVAVDGFSGATTLTLTAAKKLSFIDVSWFSVLTDTSWWNAFLGFTPGAVGETSTLAILIGGGILLLTRVADWRVVAGVMLGMIITVVLFNYFGSSRNPMAAMPWTWHLVTGGFALGMMFMATDPVTASYTRKAKFAYGFMIGFMTIIIRLLNTKMPEGIMLAILFTNLWAPLFDYLVARANIKRRLKRHGL, from the coding sequence ATGAGTCAGCAACAGAAAAAGCCCAGCAAACAAGACAGCTATTACGCTCATGGCGACTCGATGCGCAGCTATTTACGATCGTTGTGGATCGCCAATGGCCGCAGCACCAAAGGTGATGTGCATATTCGTGATGCTATTGATGTTAAACGTACTATGCACATTGTGGGCATGTGTTTATTCCCTGCCATGTTAGTGGGTATGTACAACATTGGCCTGCAAGCTCAAATGGCTATTATTGCCGGGGCAACACAGCCGGATGTATGGCAACTTGCCTTTTATAACTTATTGTTCGGCCCACTCACAGAAAGCGCAGGCTTGATCAGTTTGTTCGCCTATGGTGCCAGTTTTTATGTGCCATTTTACTTAACGGCGTTGGTGGTCAGTTTGATGTGGGAAGTGGTGTTTGCCAAAGTGCGCCGCCAAGAACTCCACGAAGGCTTCTTTATCACTGCGTTATTGTTCTCACTCATTTTACCGATATCAACACCTTTATGGATTGTGGCTTTAGGTCTTAGTTTTGGGGTGGTCGTGGCCAAAGAAATGTTTGGTGGCATGGGGTATAACTTTTTAAACCCTGCGTTAGCAGGCTATGCGTTTATTTATTTTGCATATCCAACAGAGGTGGTGGCGTTAGGTCAGTTTGTGGCCGTTGATGGCTTTTCTGGTGCCACCACATTAACCCTTACCGCGGCAAAAAAATTAAGCTTTATCGATGTGAGTTGGTTTAGTGTGTTGACCGACACCAGCTGGTGGAATGCCTTTTTAGGCTTTACTCCAGGTGCAGTTGGTGAAACCAGTACCTTAGCCATTTTAATTGGTGGTGGTATTTTATTACTGACTCGCGTAGCTGATTGGCGTGTGGTAGCTGGTGTGATGCTGGGAATGATCATTACCGTGGTGCTGTTTAACTACTTTGGTTCTAGCCGAAATCCGATGGCGGCAATGCCGTGGACATGGCACTTAGTCACTGGTGGTTTTGCATTGGGAATGATGTTTATGGCCACCGATCCAGTAACGGCATCATATACCCGTAAAGCCAAGTTTGCTTATGGTTTTATGATTGGTTTTATGACCATTATTATTCGCTTACTGAATACAAAAATGCCCGAGGGCATTATGTTGGCTATTTTGTTTACTAATTTATGGGCACCGTTATTCGACTACTTAGTCGCACGTGCCAATATTAAACGGAGACTAAAACGTCATGGCCTTTAA
- a CDS encoding Na(+)-translocating NADH-quinone reductase subunit A, with protein MAGVTNPVITIKRGLDIPIAGEPLQQIDDAPKTTQVALIGEEYVGLKPTMLVEVGDKVVKGQVLFEDKKTPGVLFTAPASGVVCAINRGDRRVLQSVVIDCDAKQDPAIILGSVDIHALSNQTVKDGLVRSGLWTALRTRPFSRVPQLDVAPAGIFVTAVDTNPLAPDPRVIIATQAQAFQAGLFALTFLTSGQVYLCQDDGASLLADAASEYDLSKVSVHRFNGVHPAGLVGTHIHYLLPASIERQVWHVGYQDVIAFGKLFLTGELYTDRIVALAGPNVLKPRLVRTQMGAKLSEWVTDEINQQQSRIVSGSVLSGHTAVDVYDYLGRFHNQISVLTENERQELLPWVRHDSSKFSLTGIMMSGFSHTKKLFDFTTHAGGSPRAMMAYGQLARVMPLDILPILLVRDLVVRDTDEAQLLGALELDEEDLALCTFVCPGKYDFGKELRACLDIIEREG; from the coding sequence ATGGCTGGTGTTACCAATCCAGTAATAACTATTAAGCGCGGACTTGATATCCCGATTGCTGGAGAACCGCTGCAGCAAATCGATGACGCCCCTAAAACGACCCAAGTTGCGTTAATTGGTGAGGAATATGTGGGTTTAAAACCAACGATGTTGGTTGAAGTCGGCGATAAGGTCGTCAAAGGCCAAGTGCTGTTTGAAGACAAGAAAACCCCTGGCGTATTATTTACCGCGCCTGCAAGCGGAGTTGTTTGCGCGATTAATCGCGGAGACCGTCGCGTGCTGCAGTCGGTGGTGATTGATTGCGATGCTAAGCAAGATCCTGCCATTATTCTTGGATCAGTAGATATTCATGCGCTATCAAATCAAACCGTTAAAGACGGTTTAGTTCGCAGTGGTTTATGGACCGCGTTGCGGACACGTCCTTTTTCTCGCGTACCTCAATTAGATGTCGCTCCTGCTGGTATATTTGTTACCGCTGTTGATACTAATCCTCTGGCGCCAGACCCACGGGTCATCATTGCCACTCAAGCACAGGCTTTTCAAGCTGGATTATTTGCCTTAACGTTTTTGACAAGCGGTCAAGTGTATTTATGCCAAGACGATGGTGCCTCATTATTAGCTGATGCAGCTAGCGAATACGACTTATCAAAAGTGAGTGTGCACCGCTTTAACGGCGTGCATCCGGCCGGATTAGTCGGCACCCACATTCATTATTTGTTACCCGCCAGTATTGAACGCCAAGTATGGCATGTGGGTTATCAAGACGTGATCGCCTTTGGAAAACTGTTTTTAACTGGCGAGCTGTATACCGATCGCATCGTGGCATTAGCTGGCCCTAACGTGTTAAAACCACGACTAGTGCGCACCCAAATGGGCGCCAAACTCAGTGAATGGGTTACAGATGAAATTAATCAACAACAATCACGGATAGTGTCGGGTTCAGTGTTGTCTGGCCATACCGCGGTAGACGTTTATGATTATCTTGGCCGATTCCATAATCAAATCAGTGTCTTGACTGAAAATGAACGTCAAGAATTGTTGCCTTGGGTTCGCCATGATAGCAGTAAGTTTTCGCTTACCGGCATCATGATGTCAGGTTTTAGTCATACCAAAAAACTCTTCGATTTTACCACCCATGCTGGTGGATCTCCGCGCGCAATGATGGCCTATGGCCAACTCGCCCGCGTAATGCCATTAGATATTTTACCCATCTTATTAGTACGCGATTTAGTGGTGCGAGATACCGATGAAGCGCAATTGCTTGGCGCATTAGAACTCGACGAAGAAGACTTAGCCTTGTGTACCTTTGTGTGCCCAGGAAAATATGATTTTGGCAAAGAACTTCGTGCTTGCCTAGATATTATCGAGAGGGAAGGTTAA
- the cydC gene encoding cysteine/glutathione ABC transporter ATP-binding protein/permease CydC, producing the protein MQVLRPFVSLFRRQWLMMLVGLLLTFITLLTGIGLLSLSGWFLSASAVAGLTVVTAQTFNFFTPAGGVRFFSIARTASRYGERLATHEATFKLLTQLRVWAWNKLLPLSAANLQGLRRGDLLNRLVADIDTLDHLYLRLLTPMAASLMMIGTLLVFLGWFDSHLALSLCALLLAAWLILPLVFYYLGKAPGQVLMQAQRQYRIELLDVIQGQAELSIFGANQRYLAKLEQAQHSLFSQQTTMANITGLSQALLILINGTAVVLMLYFAGQGVGEISPPGPLMALMVFATMASLEMMMPIAGAFQHLSSTVLAARRVTEITEQTPSVVFNLNSDLQAYYGALQITDIHFGYHSHSPVLQGLDLTIHAGEKVAILGPTGCGKSSLLGLITRDWAAQQGAITLDGQPISDYSDINLRAAMTVVSQRIYLFSGTLRDNLALALPYLQGEAKKAHDQRFIEVLDKVGLQTLLQGDTPLDCWIGEGGRQLSGGEQRRIGVARALLRDAPLLLLDEPTEGLDKRTERDILKVLLDFAQHKTLLMISHRLTALEQMDAVYLLEQGRLIRQSN; encoded by the coding sequence ATCCAAGTATTACGCCCTTTTGTTTCTTTGTTTCGCCGCCAGTGGTTGATGATGTTAGTCGGACTGTTACTCACATTTATCACTTTACTGACGGGGATTGGTTTATTGTCATTATCTGGCTGGTTTTTATCTGCCAGTGCTGTAGCGGGGTTGACGGTAGTAACCGCGCAAACGTTTAACTTTTTTACTCCTGCCGGAGGGGTGCGATTTTTCTCTATCGCCCGCACGGCAAGCCGTTATGGTGAGCGCTTAGCCACCCATGAAGCAACCTTTAAATTGTTGACCCAATTGCGTGTTTGGGCATGGAATAAATTGTTGCCTTTGAGTGCGGCTAACTTACAAGGTTTACGCCGCGGAGATTTACTCAATCGTTTAGTGGCGGATATTGATACCTTAGATCACCTCTATTTACGCCTGCTCACTCCAATGGCCGCGTCCTTGATGATGATTGGCACTTTGTTGGTATTTCTTGGATGGTTTGATAGCCATTTAGCCTTAAGTTTATGTGCCTTATTACTGGCCGCTTGGCTTATCTTACCACTGGTATTTTATTATTTAGGTAAGGCACCAGGACAAGTACTAATGCAGGCACAAAGGCAATATCGAATAGAGTTGCTTGATGTTATTCAGGGGCAAGCTGAGCTAAGTATATTTGGCGCTAATCAGCGCTATTTGGCTAAGCTTGAGCAAGCACAGCACAGTTTATTTAGCCAGCAAACGACGATGGCCAATATCACTGGCTTAAGCCAAGCGTTATTGATATTAATCAATGGCACTGCCGTTGTGCTTATGTTGTATTTTGCCGGTCAAGGTGTGGGTGAGATCTCGCCTCCAGGACCTTTGATGGCGCTTATGGTATTTGCCACTATGGCTAGCCTTGAAATGATGATGCCGATAGCGGGTGCATTTCAACATTTATCAAGCACAGTACTTGCCGCGCGACGGGTGACTGAAATTACTGAGCAAACACCTAGTGTAGTATTTAATCTTAATAGTGATTTGCAAGCCTATTATGGGGCCTTGCAGATCACTGATATTCACTTTGGTTATCATAGCCATTCTCCGGTGTTGCAAGGTTTAGATTTGACCATTCATGCCGGTGAGAAAGTTGCTATTTTGGGCCCTACAGGGTGTGGTAAATCAAGTTTATTGGGATTGATTACCCGTGATTGGGCGGCGCAGCAGGGAGCGATTACGCTTGATGGTCAACCAATAAGTGACTATAGCGATATTAATTTACGGGCAGCAATGACTGTTGTAAGCCAACGTATTTATCTGTTTTCCGGTACGTTACGTGACAATTTAGCTTTGGCGTTGCCGTACTTACAAGGCGAAGCCAAAAAAGCCCATGATCAACGTTTTATTGAAGTATTAGATAAAGTGGGCCTGCAAACCTTATTGCAAGGTGATACACCATTAGATTGCTGGATAGGTGAAGGCGGCCGGCAATTATCCGGTGGCGAACAGCGCAGAATTGGCGTAGCTCGAGCACTATTACGTGATGCTCCTTTGTTACTGCTAGATGAGCCGACAGAAGGACTTGATAAACGAACTGAGCGTGACATTCTTAAAGTGTTACTCGATTTTGCTCAGCACAAAACGCTATTAATGATCAGCCACCGTTTAACGGCTTTAGAGCAAATGGATGCCGTGTACCTGTTAGAACAAGGCCGATTGATACGGCAATCTAACTGA
- the cydD gene encoding cysteine/glutathione ABC transporter permease/ATP-binding protein CydD, which yields MDKSLEKSLAKWLKSQQSSCGIFLKLSVLCGVLNGIAIVGQALFIAQILQGVIIDMVAPAALSREFFALIALLLIRALLAQVRERISFEAGKRLREDIRQAVLNKLVALGPVFIKGKPAGAWATLVFEQVEDLHDFYAKYLPQMMLAGFIPLLILVCVFPLNWAAGIILLATAPLIPLFMILVGMGAADANRKNMQALSRLSGYFMDRLKGLQTLKLFNRGEAELVNIEHASEDFRARTMSVLRLAFLSSAVLEFFAAVSIAVLAVYFGFSYLDHLDFGHYGVPISLFTGMFVLILAPEFYQPLRDLGTHYHAKAQAIGAAEALVELLDYQVSTPTNVESTSETMAFSASSISIQAIGVEVFSLDGQRLAGPISFTLPAGEQWAIVGPSGAGKTSLLNALLGFLPYQGSLLINGHELSQLNVAQWRQHLAWLGQDPQLFHGTVRENVALANPQLNDEQIMALLEQANISEFVIQHPLGLDLVISDQSAGVSVGQAQRFALARALAQPAKLFLLDEPTASLDTQSEQSVLAALNTAMQSVTALTVTHKLDDLYSMNCVLVMEKGCVVQQGHVNDLQQVDGLLSQMINQQQEVC from the coding sequence ATGGACAAGTCGTTAGAAAAGTCATTAGCCAAATGGCTCAAAAGTCAGCAATCCTCTTGTGGTATTTTCCTCAAATTATCTGTGTTGTGTGGCGTGCTAAATGGCATCGCAATAGTGGGGCAAGCCTTGTTTATTGCGCAAATTTTGCAGGGGGTGATTATTGATATGGTCGCTCCCGCAGCACTGAGTCGTGAGTTCTTTGCACTTATTGCTTTGTTATTAATACGCGCATTGTTAGCACAAGTACGTGAACGGATAAGCTTTGAGGCCGGTAAACGTTTACGTGAAGACATACGCCAAGCCGTACTTAATAAGTTAGTTGCCTTAGGGCCAGTATTTATTAAAGGAAAACCTGCTGGTGCTTGGGCAACCTTAGTGTTTGAACAGGTTGAAGATTTACATGACTTTTATGCTAAATATCTACCGCAGATGATGTTAGCCGGGTTTATTCCTTTATTGATATTAGTGTGCGTGTTTCCGCTAAATTGGGCCGCGGGGATCATTTTGTTGGCTACCGCGCCATTAATTCCGCTGTTTATGATTTTAGTTGGCATGGGTGCGGCTGATGCCAATCGTAAAAATATGCAGGCGTTGTCGCGTTTAAGTGGCTACTTTATGGATCGATTAAAAGGGCTGCAAACCTTAAAACTGTTTAATCGTGGTGAGGCTGAGTTAGTTAATATTGAACACGCCTCGGAAGATTTTCGAGCGAGAACGATGTCGGTATTACGCTTGGCTTTTCTTAGTTCAGCGGTTTTAGAGTTCTTTGCTGCGGTGTCGATTGCGGTATTGGCTGTGTATTTTGGCTTTAGTTATTTAGACCATTTAGATTTTGGTCATTATGGCGTACCCATTAGTTTATTTACCGGTATGTTTGTGCTCATTTTAGCGCCAGAGTTTTATCAACCACTGCGTGATTTAGGCACTCATTATCATGCCAAAGCTCAAGCCATAGGTGCTGCTGAAGCGCTGGTCGAGTTGCTTGATTATCAAGTCAGTACACCTACTAATGTCGAATCTACCTCAGAAACTATGGCTTTTTCTGCTAGCAGTATCAGTATTCAAGCTATTGGCGTTGAAGTGTTTAGCCTAGATGGCCAGCGTTTAGCTGGGCCGATATCCTTTACGTTACCCGCTGGTGAGCAGTGGGCGATAGTTGGCCCCAGTGGCGCAGGCAAAACCAGTTTGCTTAATGCCTTACTAGGCTTTTTACCTTATCAAGGCTCATTACTGATTAATGGTCATGAGTTATCACAGCTTAATGTGGCGCAATGGCGTCAACATCTGGCTTGGTTAGGCCAAGACCCGCAATTATTTCATGGCACTGTGAGAGAAAACGTTGCTTTGGCCAACCCACAATTGAACGATGAACAGATTATGGCGTTGCTTGAACAGGCCAATATCAGCGAGTTTGTTATCCAACATCCATTAGGGCTCGATTTAGTTATTAGTGATCAAAGTGCTGGCGTATCGGTAGGCCAAGCGCAGCGTTTTGCTTTAGCTCGGGCGTTAGCGCAACCAGCAAAGTTATTTTTATTAGATGAACCCACAGCCAGTTTAGATACTCAAAGTGAGCAATCGGTGCTGGCCGCCTTAAATACCGCGATGCAGTCGGTAACGGCATTAACTGTGACCCATAAATTAGACGATTTATACAGTATGAATTGTGTTTTGGTGATGGAGAAAGGATGCGTTGTGCAACAAGGCCATGTTAATGATTTACAACAGGTTGACGGCTTATTGTCGCAAATGATTAATCAACAACAGGAGGTGTGCTAA
- a CDS encoding DUF3626 domain-containing protein — MKLTAQTHIEKMAYELRDHAHAVIKNVLLMSNISTLSLQLAMRELAQHSRVSLHFHPDQIDNRGLTVVDGLLRDGVYKSQFETHVSNGHLSPELGGSRDHWENQLFGHCYSGIKNRPKYGALDFGLCPLGPAPRFGSCYLVTHPQVLSRCTFSYMDSYRLPKEKGTIKCFDAILAALLSESFERQYALGISGLKPSKLIDYFSQHLTDDMSHRFDKVPSGNLDHYIEAQIHGTVSLDQDIAMLVADPSFKGTAIGDSLIALCHEYEIELYWHQGRQINVAQVPDDFRGAAMPILAQSIAEDELINAEIIGRAAYQLQKKPASWSERGAHSKKRQDLKLLWHVLVKYGQSRDQ, encoded by the coding sequence ATGAAATTAACGGCTCAAACCCACATAGAGAAAATGGCATATGAGCTGCGAGATCATGCTCATGCCGTGATCAAAAATGTGCTGTTAATGTCTAATATTTCAACCTTATCACTCCAGCTAGCTATGCGTGAGCTGGCGCAACATAGTCGAGTCTCATTGCATTTTCATCCCGATCAAATAGATAACCGAGGTCTCACTGTCGTTGATGGTTTATTACGTGATGGCGTGTATAAAAGCCAGTTTGAAACCCACGTGTCTAATGGTCATTTATCACCCGAGTTAGGTGGGTCTCGTGACCATTGGGAAAACCAATTATTTGGGCACTGCTATTCTGGTATTAAGAATCGACCTAAATATGGTGCGTTAGATTTTGGTTTATGTCCGCTAGGCCCAGCACCTCGCTTTGGCAGCTGCTATTTAGTCACTCATCCTCAAGTCTTATCACGATGTACTTTTAGTTACATGGACTCTTATCGATTGCCTAAAGAAAAGGGCACCATAAAGTGCTTTGACGCGATTCTAGCGGCATTACTCAGCGAAAGTTTTGAGCGTCAATATGCCTTGGGGATTTCAGGGCTTAAGCCGAGTAAGCTGATTGACTATTTTAGTCAGCATTTGACTGATGACATGAGCCACCGTTTTGACAAGGTGCCAAGTGGGAATTTAGACCATTATATTGAAGCTCAAATTCACGGCACTGTATCGCTGGATCAAGATATTGCTATGCTAGTGGCGGATCCCTCCTTTAAAGGAACGGCTATTGGTGATTCATTGATTGCTTTGTGCCATGAATACGAAATTGAATTGTATTGGCATCAAGGGCGGCAAATCAATGTTGCGCAAGTACCCGATGATTTCCGTGGTGCTGCTATGCCTATTTTGGCTCAAAGCATTGCTGAAGATGAATTAATTAATGCAGAAATTATTGGGCGCGCGGCCTATCAATTGCAAAAAAAACCAGCTTCGTGGAGTGAGCGTGGAGCACATTCAAAAAAGCGACAAGACCTAAAGTTACTTTGGCACGTATTAGTAAAATATGGCCAGAGTCGTGATCAATAG